A region of Arabidopsis thaliana chromosome 5, partial sequence DNA encodes the following proteins:
- the LECRKA4.2 gene encoding lectin receptor kinase a4.1 (lectin receptor kinase a4.1 (LECRKA4.2); FUNCTIONS IN: protein serine/threonine kinase activity, binding, protein kinase activity, kinase activity, ATP binding; INVOLVED IN: abscisic acid mediated signaling pathway, seed germination; EXPRESSED IN: 6 plant structures; EXPRESSED DURING: 4 anthesis, petal differentiation and expansion stage; CONTAINS InterPro DOMAIN/s: Legume lectin, beta chain (InterPro:IPR001220), Protein kinase, ATP binding site (InterPro:IPR017441), Serine/threonine-protein kinase-like domain (InterPro:IPR017442), Concanavalin A-like lectin/glucanase, subgroup (InterPro:IPR013320), Protein kinase-like domain (InterPro:IPR011009), Serine/threonine-protein kinase, active site (InterPro:IPR008271), Protein kinase, catalytic domain (InterPro:IPR000719), Concanavalin A-like lectin/glucanase (InterPro:IPR008985); BEST Arabidopsis thaliana protein match is: lectin receptor kinase a4.3 (TAIR:AT5G01560.1); Has 1807 Blast hits to 1807 proteins in 277 species: Archae - 0; Bacteria - 0; Metazoa - 736; Fungi - 347; Plants - 385; Viruses - 0; Other Eukaryotes - 339 (source: NCBI BLink).), which translates to MFLMYRSLMGTARSIISFMLVLFLLLTIPTRAQRTTTETPKTEFIFRGFSGNQSNIVTTGAATIKLDGLLRLTDRNSNVTGTSFYHKPVRLLETNTSSTNSTIRSFSTSFVFVIIPTSSSNGGFGFTFTLSPTPDRTGAESAQYLGLLNKANDGNSTNHVFAVEFDTVQGFKDGADRTGNHIGLNFNSLTSDVQEPVVYYDNEDPNRKEDFPLQSGDPIRAILDYDGPTQTLNLTVYPANLKSRPVRPLISRPVPKLSQIVQEEMYVGFTAATGRDQSSAHYVMGWSFSSGGDLLTEDTLDLLELPRPPPNTAKKRGYNSQVLALIVALSGVTVILLALLFFFVMYKKRLQQGEVLEDWEINHPHRLRYKDLYAATDGFKENRIVGTGGFGTVFRGNLSSPSSDQIAVKKITPNSMQGVREFIAEIESLGRLRHKNLVNLQGWCKQKNDLLLIYDYIPNGSLDSLLYSRPRQSGVVLSWNARFKIAKGIASGLLYLHEEWEKVVIHRDIKPSNVLIEDDMNPRLGDFGLARLYERGSQSNTTVVVGTIGYMAPELARNGKSSSASDVFAFGVLLLEIVSGRRPTDSGTFFLADWVMELHARGEILHAVDPRLGFGYDGVEARLALVVGLLCCHQRPTSRPSMRTVLRYLNGDDDVPEIDNDWGYSDSSRSDLGSNFEGYVSSDRASSSVPSFSVTRVSSSSVISGR; encoded by the coding sequence atgttTCTAATGTACCGATCATTAATGGGTACTGCAAGATCCATAATCTCATTTATGCTCGTGCTCTTCTTGCTTTTGACCATCCCTACTCGAgctcaaagaacaacaacgGAGACtccaaaaacagagtttatttTCCGAGGTTTTAGCGGAAACCAATCAAATATTGTGACAACGGGAGCTGCGACGATCAAACTCGACGGACTATTGAGGCTCACTGACCGAAACTCAAACGTTACCGGTACATCTTTCTACCACAAACCTGTGAGATTGCTGGAGACTAATACAAGTTCCACAAACTCCACAATCCGTTCTTTTAGCACTTCCTTCGTATTTGTCATCATCCCTACAAGCTCTAGCAACGGAGGTTTTGGCTTCACCTTCACGCTATCTCCAACCCCTGATCGTACCGGAGCCGAATCCGCACAGTACTTGGGACTTCTCAACAAAGCAAACGACGGGAATTCGACGAATCACGTTTTTGCTGTGGAATTCGACACAGTGCAAGGTTTTAAAGACGGTGCCGATAGAACAGGCAATCACATCGGTCTGAATTTCAACAGTTTAACATCTGATGTCCAAGAACCGGTCGTGTATTACGACAACGAAGATCCTAACCGGAAAGAGGATTTCCCACTACAGAGTGGCGATCCAATCCGAGCAATTTTGGATTACGATGGGCCAACTCAAACGCTAAACTTAACTGTCTACCCGGCTAACTTGAAGTCTAGACCCGTAAGGCCTTTGATCTCGCGACCTGTTCCAAAGTTGTCGCAAATCGTGCAAGAAGAAATGTATGTTGGATTCACAGCAGCTACAGGGAGAGATCAGTCGAGTGCTCACTACGTCATGGGCTGGAGTTTTTCTAGCGGCGGTGATCTTCTAACTGAAGATACGCTTGACCTCTTGGAACTTCCTCGTCCGCCTCCGAACACGGCGAAGAAGAGAGGTTACAATTCTCAAGTACTCGCTCTGATCGTAGCTCTATCGGGAGTAACAGTGATCTTGCTTGCGttactcttctttttcgtGATGTACAAGAAACGATTGCAACAAGGAGAGGTTCTTGAAGACTGGGAAATCAATCATCCTCATAGACTTAGATATAAAGATCTCTACGCTGCTACGGATGGATTCAAGGAGAATAGGATTGTCGGAACTGGAGGATTTGGAACCGTTTTCCGAGGAAACTTATCGTCACCTTCGTCTGATCAAATCGCCGTGAAGAAGATAACTCCGAATAGTATGCAAGGTGTTCGAGAATTCATCGCAGAGATCGAGAGTTTGGGGAGATTAAGGCATAAGAATCTGGTCAACCTTCAAGGATGGTGCAAGCAAAAAAACGATCTCTTGTTAATTTATGATTATATCCCTAACGGAAGCTTAGACTCGCTGCTCTACAGTAGACCAAGACAGAGCGGTGTTGTTTTGTCGTGGAACGCACGTTTTAAGATTGCTAAAGGAATCGCGTCTGGTTTGTTGTATCTCCATGAAGAATGGGAAAAGGTTGTGATTCACAGAGACATAAAACCTAGCAACGTTTTGATTGAGGACGATATGAATCCTAGGTTGGGAGATTTTGGACTCGCGAGGCTTTACGAACGCGGATCGCAATCGAACACGACCGTAGTCGTGGGCACAATTGGGTACATGGCACCAGAGCTAGCACGCAACGGCAAATCTTCGTCTGCGTCTGATGTTTTTGCGTTTGGCGTTTTGTTATTAGAGATAGTCTCCGGGAGAAGACCGACTGACTCAGGGACATTCTTCTTGGCCGATTGGGTTATGGAATTGCACGCGAGAGGAGAGATTCTCCATGCGGTGGATCCGAGACTTGGATTTGGTTACGACGGCGTTGAGGCACGGCTTGCTCTTGTTGTGGGATTGCTCTGTTGCCATCAAAGACCGACGTCTCGGCCGTCCATGAGAACGGTGCTTAGGTATTTGAACGGAGATGATGATGTACCTGAAATTGATAACGATTGGGGATACTCGGATTCTTCAAGAAGCGATTTAGGATCCAACTTTGAAGGATATGTTTCATCGGATAGGGCTTCGAGCTCAGTCCCATCTTTCTCCGTTACAAGGGTTTCTTCTAGTTCTGTTATCAGTGGTAGATAG
- the LECRKA4.3 gene encoding lectin receptor kinase a4.3 (lectin receptor kinase a4.3 (LECRKA4.3); FUNCTIONS IN: kinase activity; INVOLVED IN: abscisic acid mediated signaling pathway, seed germination; LOCATED IN: endomembrane system; CONTAINS InterPro DOMAIN/s: Legume lectin, beta chain (InterPro:IPR001220), Protein kinase, ATP binding site (InterPro:IPR017441), Serine/threonine-protein kinase-like domain (InterPro:IPR017442), Concanavalin A-like lectin/glucanase, subgroup (InterPro:IPR013320), Protein kinase-like domain (InterPro:IPR011009), Serine/threonine-protein kinase, active site (InterPro:IPR008271), Protein kinase, catalytic domain (InterPro:IPR000719), Concanavalin A-like lectin/glucanase (InterPro:IPR008985); BEST Arabidopsis thaliana protein match is: lectin receptor kinase a4.1 (TAIR:AT5G01550.1); Has 124782 Blast hits to 123109 proteins in 4852 species: Archae - 131; Bacteria - 14218; Metazoa - 45637; Fungi - 10709; Plants - 35284; Viruses - 441; Other Eukaryotes - 18362 (source: NCBI BLink).), whose protein sequence is MGRAKSMVSLLLVLFLVRAHVATTETTTEFIFHGFKGNQSEIHMQGDSTITSNGLLRLTDRNSDVVGTAFYHKPVRLLDSNSTNTTVRSFSTSFIFIIPSSSTSNGGFGFTFTLSPTPNRTDADPEQYMGLLNERNDGNSSNHVFAVEFDTVQGFKDGTNRIGNHIGLNFNSLSSDVQEPVAYFNNNDSQKEEFQLVSGEPIQVFLDYHGPTKTLNLTVYPTRLGYKPRIPLISREVPKLSDIVVDEMFVGFTAATGRHGQSSAHYVMGWSFASGGEHPLAAMLDISQLPPPPPNKAKKRGYNGKVIALIVALSTVISIMLVLLFLFMMYKKRMQQEEILEDWEIDHPHRFRYRDLYKATEGFKENRVVGTGGFGIVYRGNIRSSSDQIAVKKITPNSMQGVREFVAEIESLGRLRHKNLVNLQGWCKHRNDLLLIYDYIPNGSLDSLLYSKPRRSGAVLSWNARFQIAKGIASGLLYLHEEWEQIVIHRDVKPSNVLIDSDMNPRLGDFGLARLYERGSQSCTTVVVGTIGYMAPELARNGNSSSASDVFAFGVLLLEIVSGRKPTDSGTFFIADWVMELQASGEILSAIDPRLGSGYDEGEARLALAVGLLCCHHKPESRPLMRMVLRYLNRDEDVPEIHDNWGYSDSSRTDLGSKLVGYISSDRASSSHSHTSSSLTRISSTSLISGR, encoded by the coding sequence ATGGGCAGAGCAAAATCCATGGTCTCTCTCTTGTTGGTGCTCTTCCTTGTTAGAGCTCATGTAGCAACAACAGAGACGACAACAGAGTTCATTTTCCACGGTTTCAAAGGAAACCAATCAGAAATTCATATGCAAGGAGATTCAACCATCACATCCAACGGACTTTTGAGGCTCACCGATCGAAACTCGGACGTTGTTGGTACCGCTTTCTACCATAAACCGGTGAGATTGCTCGACAGTAACTCCACCAATACGACGGTTCGTTCCTTTAGCACTTCTTTCATCTTCATAATCCCTTCAAGCTCAACAAGCAACGGAGGTTTCGGCTTCACATTCACACTCTCTCCAACCCCAAACCGTACAGATGCGGATCCCGAGCAGTACATGGGGCTTCTCAACGAAAGAAACGACGGGAATTCGAGCAATCACGTTTTCGCTGTGGAGTTCGATACGGTACAAGGATTCAAAGACGGAACAAATCGAATAGGCAACCACATCGGTCTAAATTTCAACAGTCTCTCTTCAGATGTCCAAGAACCAGTGGCTTACTTCAACAACAACGATAGTCAGAAAGAGGAATTCCAACTGGTGAGCGGCGAGCCAATCCAAGTCTTCTTGGATTATCACGGACCAACCAAAACGCTTAACCTCACTGTTTACCCAACCAGATTGGGATATAAACCAAGAATCCCCTTGATCTCACGAGAGGTTCCAAAACTGTCAGATATTGTCGTAGACGAAATGTTCGTCGGATTCACAGCAGCGACTGGGAGACACGGACAATCGAGTGCTCATTACGTCATGGGTTGGAGTTTCGCAAGCGGTGGAGAACATCCACTTGCAGCTATGCTCGACATCTCCCAActtcctcctccgcctccGAATAAGGCGAAGAAGAGAGGTTACAATGGTAAGGTCATCGCTCTTATCGTGGCTTTATCGACTGTTATATCGATCATGTTGGTGTTGCTGTTCCTCTTCATGATGTACAAAAAACGAATGCAGCAAGAAGAGATTCTAGAAGATTGGGAAATCGATCATCCTCACAGATTTCGATACAGAGACCTCTACAAGGCTACTGAGGGATTCAAGGAGAATAGGGTTGTCGGAACCGGAGGATTCGGAATTGTTTACAGAGGAAACATCAGATCATCGTCTGATCAAATCGCAGTGAAGAAGATAACCCCAAATAGCATGCAAGGTGTTCGAGAATTTGTCGCGGAGATTGAGAGTTTGGGGAGATTAAGGCATAAGAATCTGGTGAACCTCCAAGGATGGTGTAAACACAGAAACGATCTCTTGTTGATCTACGATTATATTCCCAACGGAAGCTTGGACTCGCTGCTTTACAGTAAACCGAGAAGAAGCGGAGCCGTTTTGTCGTGGAACGCGCGTTTTCAAATCGCTAAAGGAATCGCGTCTGGTTTGTTGTATCTCCACGAAGAATGGGAACAGATCGTGATTCACAGAGACGTGAAACCTAGCAATGTTCTGATTGACTCCGATATGAATCCTAGATTGGGAGACTTTGGACTCGCGAGGCTTTACGAACGCGGATCTCAATCGTGCACCACCGTAGTCGTCGGCACGATTGGATATATGGCGCCGGAGCTAGCCCGCAACGGAAACTCCTCATCAGCTTCCGACGTTTTCGCGTTTGGCGTTTTGCTGTTAGAGATCGTCTCCGGGAGGAAACCGACGGACTCTGGGACCTTCTTTATAGCCGACTGGGTTATGGAGCTACAAGCGAGCGGTGAGATCCTCAGTGCGATCGACCCGAGACTCGGATCTGGTTACGACGAAGGAGAGGCAAGGCTAGCTCTCGCCGTCGGTTTGCTCTGTTGTCACCACAAACCGGAATCTCGGCCGCTGATGAGAATGGTGCTCAGGTACCTGAACAGAGACGAAGATGTTCCTGAGATTCACGACAATTGGGGATATTCAGATTCTTCAAGAACAGATTTAGGATCGAAACTCGTCGGATACATTTCGTCGGATAGGGCTTCGAGCTCACACTCACACACATCTTCGTCTCTCACCAgaatttcttcaacttctttaaTCAGTGGTAGATAA
- a CDS encoding plectin-like protein: MRDQSRNFEMVISWGDELIHVLDDRKGFDVLVQTLEQLRAIPFSCDEDFKEIHESLQDLQKKLDVCKEKTDEANSEIADEEEIERLQKELDEELELECKLKEELRFIADELKDLNSQEALFEEHRLAIKRNKRDQLRTETKLPMYASVTRVIPNIDDSLKTSGYMVGRDKRLMDKFEFDSNKSTSVYETCNGIWDIINRQ; the protein is encoded by the exons ATGAGAGATCAGTCGAGGAATTTCGAAATGGTAATTTCATGGGGAGATGAATTGATCCATGTTTTGGATGATAGGAAAGGATTTGACGTGTTGGTACAAACTCTCGAGCAACTGAGAGCTATTCCATTCTCCTGCGACGAAGATTTTAAAGAGATACATGAATCTCTCCAAG atttgcagaagaaactcGATGTTTGCAAGGAGAAGACAGATGAGGCAAATTCAGAGATTgcggatgaagaagaaattgagcGTCTTCAGAAAGAGCTTGATGAAGAGCTAGAACTAGAGTGCAAGCTGAAGGAGGAGCTTAG ATTCATAGCTGATGAACTCAAAGACCTGAATTCTCAGGAGGCATTATTTGAAGAGCACAGATTAGCTATAAAGAGGAACAAGCGGGACCAGTTGAGAACCGA GACAAAGCTTCCTATGTATGCTTCTGTCACTCGAGTTATACCAAACATTGATGATTCATTGAAGACCTCAGGCT ATATGGTTGGTCGAGACAAAAGGCTAATGGACAAGTTCGAATTCGATTCAAACAAGAGTACTTCTGTCTACGAGACATGTAATGGTATTTGGGATATTATAAACAGGCAATAG
- a CDS encoding plectin-like protein has translation MRDQSRNFEMVISWGDELIHVLDDRKGFDVLVQTLEQLRAIPFSCDEDFKEIHESLQDLQKKLDVCKEKTDEANSEIADEEEIERLQKELDEELELECKLKEELRFIADELKDLNSQEALFEEHRLAIKRNKRDQLRTETKLPMYASVTRVIPNIDDSLKTSGC, from the exons ATGAGAGATCAGTCGAGGAATTTCGAAATGGTAATTTCATGGGGAGATGAATTGATCCATGTTTTGGATGATAGGAAAGGATTTGACGTGTTGGTACAAACTCTCGAGCAACTGAGAGCTATTCCATTCTCCTGCGACGAAGATTTTAAAGAGATACATGAATCTCTCCAAG atttgcagaagaaactcGATGTTTGCAAGGAGAAGACAGATGAGGCAAATTCAGAGATTgcggatgaagaagaaattgagcGTCTTCAGAAAGAGCTTGATGAAGAGCTAGAACTAGAGTGCAAGCTGAAGGAGGAGCTTAG ATTCATAGCTGATGAACTCAAAGACCTGAATTCTCAGGAGGCATTATTTGAAGAGCACAGATTAGCTATAAAGAGGAACAAGCGGGACCAGTTGAGAACCGA GACAAAGCTTCCTATGTATGCTTCTGTCACTCGAGTTATACCAAACATTGATGATTCATTGAAGACCTCAGGCT GCTAA
- a CDS encoding plectin-like protein (unknown protein; BEST Arabidopsis thaliana protein match is: unknown protein (TAIR:AT3G08880.1); Has 1807 Blast hits to 1807 proteins in 277 species: Archae - 0; Bacteria - 0; Metazoa - 736; Fungi - 347; Plants - 385; Viruses - 0; Other Eukaryotes - 339 (source: NCBI BLink).) codes for MRDQSRNFEMVISWGDELIHVLDDRKGFDVLVQTLEQLRAIPFSCDEDFKEIHESLQDLQKKLDVCKEKTDEANSEIADEEEIERLQKELDEELELECKLKEELRFIADELKDLNSQEALFEEHRLAIKRNKRDQLRTETKLPMYASVTRVIPNIDDSLKTSGYMVGRDKRLMDKFEFDSNKSTSVYETCNERIGEEQILTVIGIANLGTVT; via the exons ATGAGAGATCAGTCGAGGAATTTCGAAATGGTAATTTCATGGGGAGATGAATTGATCCATGTTTTGGATGATAGGAAAGGATTTGACGTGTTGGTACAAACTCTCGAGCAACTGAGAGCTATTCCATTCTCCTGCGACGAAGATTTTAAAGAGATACATGAATCTCTCCAAG atttgcagaagaaactcGATGTTTGCAAGGAGAAGACAGATGAGGCAAATTCAGAGATTgcggatgaagaagaaattgagcGTCTTCAGAAAGAGCTTGATGAAGAGCTAGAACTAGAGTGCAAGCTGAAGGAGGAGCTTAG ATTCATAGCTGATGAACTCAAAGACCTGAATTCTCAGGAGGCATTATTTGAAGAGCACAGATTAGCTATAAAGAGGAACAAGCGGGACCAGTTGAGAACCGA GACAAAGCTTCCTATGTATGCTTCTGTCACTCGAGTTATACCAAACATTGATGATTCATTGAAGACCTCAGGCT ATATGGTTGGTCGAGACAAAAGGCTAATGGACAAGTTCGAATTCGATTCAAACAAGAGTACTTCTGTCTACGAGACATGTAATG AACGAATTGGAGAGGAGCAAATTCTGACTG TGATTGGAATAGCAAACTTGGGGACTGTTACTTAG
- a CDS encoding plectin-like protein, producing the protein MRDQSRNFEMVISWGDELIHVLDDRKGFDVLVQTLEQLRAIPFSCDEDFKEIHESLQDLQKKLDVCKEKTDEANSEIADEEEIERLQKELDEELELECKLKEELRFIADELKDLNSQEALFEEHRLAIKRNKRDQLRTETKLPMYASVTRVIPNIDDSLKTSGYMVGRDKRLMDKFEFDSNKSTSVYETCNDCCKSSLNV; encoded by the exons ATGAGAGATCAGTCGAGGAATTTCGAAATGGTAATTTCATGGGGAGATGAATTGATCCATGTTTTGGATGATAGGAAAGGATTTGACGTGTTGGTACAAACTCTCGAGCAACTGAGAGCTATTCCATTCTCCTGCGACGAAGATTTTAAAGAGATACATGAATCTCTCCAAG atttgcagaagaaactcGATGTTTGCAAGGAGAAGACAGATGAGGCAAATTCAGAGATTgcggatgaagaagaaattgagcGTCTTCAGAAAGAGCTTGATGAAGAGCTAGAACTAGAGTGCAAGCTGAAGGAGGAGCTTAG ATTCATAGCTGATGAACTCAAAGACCTGAATTCTCAGGAGGCATTATTTGAAGAGCACAGATTAGCTATAAAGAGGAACAAGCGGGACCAGTTGAGAACCGA GACAAAGCTTCCTATGTATGCTTCTGTCACTCGAGTTATACCAAACATTGATGATTCATTGAAGACCTCAGGCT ATATGGTTGGTCGAGACAAAAGGCTAATGGACAAGTTCGAATTCGATTCAAACAAGAGTACTTCTGTCTACGAGACATGTAATG ATTGTTGCAAATCCAGTCTTAACGTGTAG
- the OSH1 gene encoding gamma interferon responsive lysosomal thiol (GILT) reductase family protein (OAS HIGH ACCUMULATION 1 (OSH1); FUNCTIONS IN: catalytic activity; INVOLVED IN: biological_process unknown; LOCATED IN: endomembrane system; CONTAINS InterPro DOMAIN/s: Gamma interferon inducible lysosomal thiol reductase GILT (InterPro:IPR004911); BEST Arabidopsis thaliana protein match is: Thioredoxin superfamily protein (TAIR:AT1G07080.1); Has 1807 Blast hits to 1807 proteins in 277 species: Archae - 0; Bacteria - 0; Metazoa - 736; Fungi - 347; Plants - 385; Viruses - 0; Other Eukaryotes - 339 (source: NCBI BLink).) has product MASYQRLCITSCTIFFCLLSLSSSQKVTLSLYYEALCPFCAEFIVNRLPKIFETGLISSIDLQLVPWGNAAIRPDGTILCQHGEAECALNAIHACAINAYPDVMKHFGYIYCTEQLVLENKLEKWADCLEMVGLSRAAVDCYINGYGNQLEQRYAEETSELYPAHRFVPWVVVNNLPLQENYQNFVMYVCNAYGSNQVPEACRILNSSVETLSRSNSSVEKLSNSPQVCYSNH; this is encoded by the exons ATGGCATCATATCAGAGGCTTTGCATCACAAGTTGCACAATCTTCTTCTGCCTCTTATCTCTGTCTTCAAGCCAGAAAGTTACACTAAGTTTATACTACGAAGCTCTATGCCCCTTCTGTGCAGAATTCATCGTCAACCGCTTGCCTAAGATCTTCGAAACCGGCTTAATCTCATCCATTGATCTCCAGCTCGTTCCATGGGGCAACGCCGCTATCAGACCAGATGGAACCATTCTCTGCCAG CACGGAGAAGCTGAGTGTGCGCTCAACGCAATTCATGCCTGTGCAATAAACGCATACCCTGATGTG ATGAAGCATTTTGGATACATCTACTGTACGGAACAGCTAGTCTTGGAGAACAAACTTGAAAAATGGGCTGATTGTTTAGAAATGGTTGGATTGAGCAGAGCAGCGGTTGATTGTTACATTAACGGATACGGAAACCAG CTTGAACAGAGGTATGCTGAAGAAACTTCTGAACTTTATCCAGCACATAGATTTGTACCATGGGTGGTTGTGAATAACCTACCACTTCAAGAG AACTACCAGAACTTTGTCATGTATGTATGCAATGCTTATGGAAGTAACCAAGTACCAGAAGCGTGCAGGATCCTCAACAGTTCGGTGGAGACACTAAGCAGGTCCAATAGTTCAGTGGAGAAGCTAAGTAACAGTCCCCAAGTTTGCTATTCCAATCACTAA